Proteins co-encoded in one Verrucomicrobiota bacterium genomic window:
- a CDS encoding aminotransferase class I/II-fold pyridoxal phosphate-dependent enzyme, translating into MIRQNTSVAIETAMPSPATNAPHKRRTEIAVLPVTAKPGDLRPPLYNKVRTYQHAAQARATGFYPYFRTISSAQDTVVTMNGKQVLMLGSNSYLGLTNHPKIKEAVKAAVDKYGSGCAGSRFLNGTLDLHLQLEEELAKLTGKEAVLLYSTGFQVNLGVLSVMAGKDEYILADKANHASLVEGCRLSLGELSRFAHNDMSALENRLKKLDRKAGKLIVVDGVFSMEGDIINLPELCRLAKEYQAAVMVDDAHGIGVLGKFGAGTAAHFGLTDAVNLIMGTFSKSLASLGGFIAGEADTIDFLKHTSRTLIFSASMSPANAAAVLEALRIMIREPERIAQVWHNTKRMKDGLTTLGFDLGASQTPILPVYVRDMLKTFQFSKRLQDEGVFVNPVVPPGVPPGQDILRVSLMATHTFAQIDFALEKFQKVGKELGLI; encoded by the coding sequence ATGATACGACAAAATACATCGGTGGCCATCGAAACTGCGATGCCAAGTCCCGCGACCAACGCGCCGCACAAGCGCCGGACGGAAATCGCGGTCTTGCCCGTCACAGCCAAGCCGGGCGATCTGCGTCCGCCCTTGTATAACAAGGTGCGCACCTATCAACACGCCGCTCAGGCCCGCGCCACGGGTTTTTACCCCTATTTCCGAACCATTTCGTCAGCGCAGGACACAGTGGTGACCATGAACGGCAAGCAGGTGCTGATGCTGGGCTCCAACAGTTACCTGGGGCTGACCAACCATCCGAAGATCAAGGAAGCCGTCAAGGCTGCCGTGGACAAGTACGGCTCTGGCTGCGCCGGGTCCCGGTTCCTGAACGGCACGCTGGACCTGCATCTGCAACTGGAGGAAGAACTAGCCAAGCTCACCGGCAAAGAAGCCGTGTTGCTCTACAGCACCGGGTTCCAGGTGAACCTCGGGGTCCTGAGTGTCATGGCGGGCAAGGATGAGTATATCCTGGCCGATAAAGCCAATCACGCCAGTTTGGTGGAGGGGTGCCGGCTTTCGCTCGGCGAACTTTCCCGGTTTGCGCACAACGACATGAGCGCCTTGGAAAACCGCCTGAAGAAGTTGGATCGCAAGGCGGGCAAGTTGATCGTGGTAGACGGCGTATTCAGCATGGAAGGCGACATCATCAACCTCCCGGAACTTTGCCGGCTGGCCAAGGAATACCAGGCGGCGGTAATGGTGGACGACGCGCATGGCATCGGCGTGCTCGGCAAGTTCGGAGCCGGCACGGCAGCGCACTTCGGCTTAACCGACGCGGTGAACCTGATCATGGGCACGTTCAGCAAATCGCTGGCCAGCCTGGGCGGATTCATCGCCGGCGAGGCGGACACCATTGATTTCCTGAAGCATACCTCCCGCACACTGATCTTCAGCGCCAGCATGAGCCCGGCCAACGCCGCCGCCGTACTGGAGGCGTTGCGTATCATGATCCGCGAACCGGAGCGCATCGCGCAAGTATGGCATAACACCAAGCGGATGAAGGACGGGTTGACGACTCTGGGCTTTGACTTGGGCGCCTCGCAAACGCCGATCCTGCCGGTCTATGTCCGGGACATGCTCAAGACGTTCCAATTCTCCAAGCGGTTGCAAGACGAAGGGGTGTTCGTCAACCCGGTAGTGCCGCCAGGTGTCCCTCCGGGACAAGATATATTGCGGGTCAGCCTGATGGCAACGCACACGTTTGCGCAGATTGATTTTGCCTTGGAGAAATTCCAAAAGGTGGGTAAAGAACTGGGACTGATTTGA
- a CDS encoding NAD(P)-dependent oxidoreductase: MHVLLTGATGFVGSHILDVLRERAIPTVLLLRRASSRTLIQRHLANVTIVEGDLTQPERLQAAMAQATHVIHCAGLTKTLRIPDFYAINQQGTRNVVNAANQAGNQIQRFIHISSLAAAGPATPDHPKLESDTPSPVSHYGKSKLGGETEVRAHCHSPHTIIRPSAVYGPRDAEFLRLFKAVQAHLLPSFGGGKQALSLVYARDLALAVVHCLDCPSAENKTYFVAAPEMISANQMAAEVANQLHTWTLPLPLPVPLLYPVCAAQELISRLTGKANVLSRQKYAELAAPGWVCSAAKLKSDTGFEATTTFKVGAAATLLWYRAEQWMRC, from the coding sequence ATGCACGTTCTCCTCACAGGCGCAACGGGGTTTGTAGGCAGCCATATTCTGGATGTGCTGCGTGAGCGGGCTATCCCCACCGTTTTACTGCTGCGCCGCGCCAGTTCCCGGACATTGATTCAGAGACACCTTGCCAATGTCACCATCGTGGAAGGCGACCTTACCCAACCGGAACGTCTGCAAGCAGCCATGGCGCAGGCTACGCATGTCATTCATTGCGCCGGTCTGACCAAAACGCTGCGCATTCCCGACTTTTACGCCATCAACCAGCAGGGGACGCGCAATGTGGTAAACGCGGCCAATCAGGCTGGCAACCAAATTCAGCGCTTCATCCACATCTCCAGCCTCGCCGCTGCCGGTCCCGCTACTCCGGATCACCCAAAGCTGGAATCCGACACCCCGTCGCCAGTGTCACATTATGGCAAGAGCAAACTGGGTGGCGAAACGGAAGTCCGCGCACACTGCCATTCGCCGCATACCATTATCCGCCCGTCGGCCGTGTACGGACCGCGTGATGCAGAGTTCCTGCGACTTTTCAAAGCCGTGCAGGCCCATCTGCTGCCCTCATTTGGCGGGGGTAAGCAGGCGTTGAGCTTGGTCTATGCCCGCGATCTGGCCCTGGCCGTGGTGCATTGCCTGGATTGTCCCTCTGCGGAGAATAAAACCTACTTCGTGGCGGCCCCGGAAATGATCTCCGCCAACCAGATGGCGGCGGAAGTCGCCAACCAGCTCCACACCTGGACCCTGCCCCTGCCCTTGCCGGTACCTTTGCTTTACCCGGTCTGCGCGGCGCAGGAACTGATCTCCCGCCTCACCGGCAAAGCCAATGTCTTAAGCCGCCAAAAATACGCTGAACTCGCCGCACCCGGTTGGGTGTGCAGCGCCGCAAAATTGAAGTCCGACACCGGCTTTGAGGCCACCACCACCTTCAAGGTTGGCGCCGCCGCAACCTTGCTATGGTATCGCGCGGAACAATGGATGCGATGCTAA
- a CDS encoding phosphatase PAP2 family protein, with protein MPHYRFIDYATQGYVALVGLLVLVCHQTGLPRWPVYVLVHGAVLLGIHGLIRFHASKPAGAILTFLRCYYPILLFSFMYSETGHLNQLFVRGYLDATLLRWDQALFGCQPSLEWMQHFPQTVVSETLYGAYFSYYVMVAGVGLALYFKQRPAFHHYLAVISVVFYGCYLVYIFLPVVGPRIFYMDIPGWTLPAGARPDWIPAFPDSVRSGFFYRVMEVIYDHFETPGAAFPSSHVAVALGTLYFSFQHFRRVRWLHLGAVVLLCLATVYCRYHYLVDVFGGIITGVALIALGNWLYARFDTSPGQSSP; from the coding sequence GTGCCGCACTACCGTTTCATAGATTACGCAACCCAAGGCTACGTCGCGCTGGTGGGACTGCTGGTGCTGGTATGCCATCAAACGGGGTTGCCGCGATGGCCGGTCTATGTGCTGGTGCATGGCGCCGTGTTGCTGGGAATACATGGATTAATCCGCTTCCACGCCTCCAAACCCGCCGGCGCCATCCTCACATTTCTACGCTGTTATTATCCCATCCTGCTATTCTCCTTTATGTATTCGGAGACGGGACATCTGAACCAATTATTCGTTCGCGGTTACCTGGACGCAACGCTCCTGCGCTGGGACCAAGCCCTCTTCGGCTGCCAGCCCAGTCTGGAGTGGATGCAGCACTTCCCGCAGACGGTGGTGAGCGAGACATTGTACGGCGCCTACTTTTCCTATTACGTCATGGTGGCTGGCGTGGGGTTGGCGCTGTATTTCAAGCAACGCCCGGCGTTCCATCATTACCTTGCGGTTATCTCCGTGGTCTTCTACGGGTGCTATCTGGTTTACATTTTCCTGCCCGTGGTCGGCCCGCGCATTTTTTACATGGACATCCCCGGCTGGACGCTACCCGCTGGCGCGCGCCCCGACTGGATTCCAGCGTTCCCAGATTCCGTCCGCAGCGGCTTCTTTTATCGTGTCATGGAGGTGATTTACGACCACTTTGAAACCCCGGGGGCGGCCTTCCCCAGCAGTCACGTGGCGGTGGCGCTGGGTACGCTCTATTTCTCCTTCCAACATTTCCGCCGAGTCCGCTGGCTGCATTTGGGTGCGGTCGTGCTGCTGTGCCTTGCCACCGTGTATTGCCGATACCATTATCTGGTGGATGTTTTCGGCGGTATTATAACCGGCGTGGCCTTGATTGCCTTGGGCAATTGGTTGTATGCGCGTTTCGATACGTCCCCCGGCCAATCCTCTCCCTGA
- the acs gene encoding acetate--CoA ligase encodes MHKECTPVISEPSLGGITSILNEHRVFPPDRAFASAAHVTSLANYKTLYQESIQRPDQFWRRQAKAELIWNKPFKQVLQWKLPFAKWFVGGRLNVSENCLDRFLGTPEANKAAIIWEGEPDSVSRPGEERVITFKQLHREVCRFANVLKRNGVEKGDRVIIYLPLVPEAAIAMLACARIGAVHSVVFGGFSAHSVADRIQDCQAKVVLTADGSYRRGTVVQLKRNVDDALKMTDAQGKALTASVKKVIVLRRAYNEIHIEEGRDVWWHRELEYVSAECPPEPMDSEAPLFILYTSGSTGKPKGILHTTAGYLLGAKLSSKYVFDLKSTDVFWCTADVGWVTGHSYLVYGPLANGTTTVMYEGAPNFPEPDRFWKIVAKYGVSILYTAPTAIRAFMKWGEEWPRKHDLRSLRLLGSVGEPINPEAWMWYHEMIGGKRCPIVDTWWQTETGSIMITPLPGAIPTKPGTATLPFFGVDADVVDEQGKSVPANVGGKLIIRKPWPSMLRGLWGDPKRYKEVYWKEVKGAYFTGDGCRRDKDGYFWIVGRIDDVLNVAGHRIGTSEVESALVSHHSVAEAAVVGRPDAFKGQALVAFVTLKGGLKSTPELREQLRAHVVKEIGAIARPDELRFAEGLPKTRSGKIMRRLLKMVAAGTEIRGDTTTLEDFSVLARLNQTDE; translated from the coding sequence ATGCACAAAGAATGCACGCCCGTCATCAGCGAGCCGTCCCTCGGCGGCATCACTTCCATTCTCAACGAACATCGCGTCTTTCCCCCGGATCGCGCTTTTGCCAGCGCGGCGCATGTCACGTCGCTGGCCAATTATAAGACGCTCTACCAGGAGTCCATTCAGCGACCTGACCAGTTTTGGCGGCGGCAGGCGAAGGCTGAATTGATCTGGAATAAGCCGTTCAAGCAGGTGTTGCAGTGGAAATTGCCGTTCGCGAAGTGGTTCGTGGGCGGGCGACTGAATGTTTCCGAGAACTGTCTGGACCGGTTTCTCGGCACGCCGGAGGCCAACAAGGCGGCGATCATCTGGGAGGGGGAGCCGGATTCCGTCAGCCGCCCCGGAGAGGAGCGGGTGATCACGTTCAAGCAGTTGCATCGCGAGGTGTGCCGGTTCGCCAATGTCTTAAAACGCAACGGGGTCGAGAAGGGGGATCGGGTGATCATCTATTTGCCGCTGGTGCCGGAGGCGGCGATTGCGATGCTGGCGTGCGCACGGATCGGCGCGGTGCATTCGGTGGTTTTTGGCGGGTTCAGCGCCCATTCGGTGGCGGATCGCATCCAGGATTGTCAGGCCAAGGTGGTGCTTACGGCAGATGGCAGTTACCGACGCGGCACGGTTGTCCAGTTGAAGCGTAATGTGGATGACGCGTTGAAGATGACAGATGCTCAGGGCAAGGCGCTGACTGCCAGTGTCAAGAAGGTGATTGTGTTGCGTCGCGCCTATAATGAAATCCACATCGAGGAAGGGCGCGATGTGTGGTGGCATCGTGAATTGGAGTATGTGAGCGCGGAATGTCCGCCGGAGCCCATGGATAGCGAGGCCCCGTTGTTTATTTTGTACACCAGCGGATCAACCGGCAAGCCCAAGGGGATTCTCCACACCACGGCGGGCTATCTGTTGGGCGCGAAATTAAGTAGCAAATATGTTTTTGATTTGAAGAGCACGGACGTGTTCTGGTGTACGGCGGATGTTGGTTGGGTGACCGGGCATAGTTATTTGGTCTATGGGCCGCTGGCCAACGGCACCACCACCGTGATGTATGAGGGTGCGCCGAATTTCCCAGAGCCCGATCGCTTTTGGAAGATTGTCGCCAAGTACGGCGTTTCCATTCTCTACACCGCACCAACGGCCATCCGCGCCTTCATGAAATGGGGCGAGGAATGGCCGCGCAAGCACGATTTACGCTCCCTCCGGCTCTTGGGGTCGGTCGGTGAACCCATCAATCCGGAAGCCTGGATGTGGTACCACGAAATGATTGGCGGCAAGCGTTGTCCCATTGTGGATACGTGGTGGCAGACGGAGACCGGCAGTATCATGATTACTCCATTGCCGGGGGCCATCCCCACGAAGCCGGGCACGGCGACGCTGCCGTTTTTTGGCGTGGATGCCGATGTGGTGGATGAACAAGGAAAATCGGTTCCCGCGAATGTTGGTGGGAAGCTGATTATACGCAAACCGTGGCCCAGCATGTTGCGCGGCTTGTGGGGCGATCCTAAGCGCTACAAGGAAGTGTATTGGAAGGAAGTCAAAGGCGCGTATTTCACCGGCGATGGCTGCCGCCGGGATAAGGATGGCTATTTTTGGATCGTGGGTCGCATTGATGACGTGCTGAATGTCGCCGGGCATCGGATTGGCACTTCCGAGGTGGAAAGCGCACTGGTCAGTCACCACAGCGTGGCGGAAGCGGCGGTCGTAGGGCGTCCCGATGCGTTCAAGGGACAGGCGCTGGTGGCGTTCGTTACCCTTAAAGGCGGGCTTAAATCCACGCCGGAACTCCGCGAGCAATTGCGGGCACATGTGGTGAAGGAAATCGGGGCGATTGCGCGGCCCGACGAGTTGCGCTTTGCCGAGGGGTTGCCGAAGACCCGGTCCGGGAAGATCATGCGGCGCTTGTTGAAAATGGTTGCCGCCGGCACGGAAATCCGGGGCGACACCACGACGCTGGAGGATTTCAGCGTGCTGGCCCGGTTGAACCAAACGGACGAATAA
- a CDS encoding malate dehydrogenase: protein MSNAPIRVAVTGAAGQIGYSLLFRIASGAVFGPSQPVILHLVEIEPALPVLQGVVMELDDCAFPLLKGVVPTANLDEGFRNVDWALLVGSVPRKAGMERKDLLGINGKIFIGQGQAIQKNAASNVRILVVGNPCNTNCMIAMNNAKDIPADRWFAMTKLDENRAKAQIAQKAGVDSTQVSHLAIWGNHSSTMYPDFYNTRIGGRPATQVITDEAWFKSTFIPTVQQRGAAIIKARGLSSAASAANAAVDTVKALITPTHPDDCFSVGVCSDGSYGIEKGLIYSYPIRSNGTQWSIEPGVAINEFSRSKIVATETELKEEKAMVSELLPK from the coding sequence ATGAGTAATGCACCTATTCGCGTGGCAGTCACCGGCGCAGCCGGTCAGATTGGTTATTCGTTGTTGTTTCGGATTGCGTCGGGCGCCGTCTTCGGCCCGTCGCAGCCGGTCATTCTTCACTTGGTGGAAATCGAGCCCGCCCTGCCCGTCCTGCAAGGGGTGGTGATGGAACTCGATGATTGCGCCTTTCCGTTGCTGAAGGGTGTGGTGCCCACAGCCAACCTGGATGAAGGTTTCCGCAATGTGGACTGGGCACTGCTGGTTGGCAGCGTGCCGCGCAAAGCTGGAATGGAACGCAAGGATCTGCTCGGCATCAACGGTAAAATTTTCATTGGCCAGGGCCAGGCGATCCAGAAGAACGCCGCCAGCAACGTCCGTATTCTCGTGGTGGGCAATCCGTGCAACACCAACTGCATGATTGCCATGAATAACGCCAAGGATATTCCGGCGGATCGTTGGTTCGCCATGACCAAGCTGGACGAAAATCGCGCCAAGGCGCAGATCGCCCAAAAGGCCGGGGTGGATTCCACCCAGGTCTCCCATCTGGCCATCTGGGGAAATCACTCCTCGACGATGTACCCGGATTTTTACAATACCCGCATCGGCGGACGTCCGGCCACGCAGGTTATCACGGATGAAGCCTGGTTCAAGAGCACCTTTATTCCGACGGTGCAGCAGCGCGGGGCGGCGATCATCAAGGCGCGCGGCCTTTCCAGTGCCGCCAGCGCTGCCAATGCTGCCGTGGATACCGTCAAGGCGCTGATCACCCCGACGCATCCCGACGACTGTTTCAGCGTGGGGGTCTGCTCGGATGGCAGTTATGGCATCGAGAAGGGGTTGATTTACTCCTATCCGATTCGCAGCAACGGCACGCAGTGGAGCATTGAGCCGGGCGTGGCGATCAACGAATTCAGCCGCTCGAAGATTGTGGCCACCGAAACCGAACTCAAAGAAGAGAAGGCTATGGTGAGCGAACTGTTGCCAAAATAA
- a CDS encoding tetratricopeptide repeat protein, with translation MMKYLWMGIWSAIFWLKKTFKKQLPPPVPELARKATGPHELAGEHEEEFRAEQAEIARLQKAAEAGDIDAMVHLGIKYASGKTLLADYLKAARWFRKAADLGNGLGQVNLGICYANGQGVQKDFREAVKWFRLASEQGDECAEVSLGICYQKGQGVTKDEEEAVKWFRKAAEKQYPQAQISLASCYHQGLGVPQNEEEAVRWFMLAAQQGVGPAQYNVGNAYEYGAGVSPDLEQAAAWYSRAALKGVPQAQYKLGVCYRDGRGLRKDMIEAYKWLSLAADQQHEEAHEEMEQLKFALSAEQIDEALQRKAVFQRFG, from the coding sequence ATGATGAAATATCTATGGATGGGAATCTGGAGCGCGATTTTTTGGCTGAAGAAAACTTTCAAAAAGCAATTGCCGCCGCCGGTGCCGGAGTTGGCACGCAAGGCTACGGGGCCGCATGAGTTGGCCGGTGAACACGAAGAGGAATTCCGGGCGGAGCAAGCGGAAATCGCCCGGTTGCAGAAGGCGGCGGAGGCGGGGGACATTGACGCCATGGTACACTTGGGAATCAAGTATGCCAGCGGCAAGACCTTACTGGCGGATTACCTCAAAGCGGCGCGCTGGTTTCGCAAGGCCGCCGATCTTGGCAATGGCTTGGGGCAGGTCAATCTCGGCATCTGCTACGCCAATGGCCAGGGCGTGCAAAAGGACTTTCGCGAGGCGGTGAAATGGTTTCGTTTGGCGTCCGAACAGGGCGACGAATGTGCGGAGGTAAGCCTGGGCATCTGTTACCAGAAAGGGCAGGGAGTAACCAAGGATGAGGAAGAAGCGGTGAAATGGTTTCGCAAAGCAGCGGAAAAACAGTATCCCCAGGCACAGATCAGCCTGGCTTCGTGCTATCACCAAGGGCTGGGTGTTCCGCAGAACGAAGAGGAGGCGGTGCGCTGGTTCATGTTGGCGGCACAACAGGGGGTAGGTCCGGCCCAGTATAACGTGGGCAATGCTTATGAGTATGGTGCCGGGGTTTCGCCGGACTTGGAGCAGGCTGCCGCCTGGTATTCCCGCGCCGCCTTGAAAGGGGTGCCCCAAGCACAATATAAGCTGGGCGTTTGCTATCGGGATGGCCGAGGTCTCCGCAAGGATATGATCGAGGCGTACAAATGGCTATCGCTCGCCGCCGACCAGCAGCATGAGGAGGCGCACGAGGAGATGGAACAGCTCAAGTTTGCGCTTTCGGCAGAGCAGATTGACGAGGCGCTGCAGCGCAAGGCTGTTTTCCAAAGGTTTGGGTAG
- a CDS encoding zinc ribbon domain-containing protein — protein sequence MPQRLPPELCPQCGATVPPKARACPECGADELSGWSDEAVYDRLAIPRPDFDYNDYLRKEFGTPEANRSRGISWFWRVVAIGLVGLFLLWWFHIL from the coding sequence ATGCCCCAACGTCTCCCCCCGGAACTTTGCCCCCAGTGTGGCGCGACCGTGCCGCCGAAAGCGCGCGCCTGCCCTGAATGTGGGGCGGATGAGTTGTCTGGCTGGAGTGATGAGGCAGTGTATGACCGGCTGGCAATTCCCCGCCCGGATTTCGATTATAACGACTATTTGCGCAAGGAATTCGGCACACCGGAAGCAAACCGGTCCCGTGGCATTTCCTGGTTTTGGCGCGTGGTGGCGATTGGACTGGTGGGGCTATTCTTGCTTTGGTGGTTTCATATCCTCTAA
- a CDS encoding GNAT family N-acetyltransferase: protein MSLESALERYPKDIKLKDGSKCTLRVLEPGDTKALNEFFIAMAHEDLLFLKHRMTDPAVVRKWCEHIDHGEDFVLLAVRDNQILGEITLHQQLGGWKRHIGDVTVHVHPSFRGKHLARTLIAEIIEIGRECGLERLETEFIGKQKGAMKMFGLFGFSELMRLNDYVKDMQATKHDYVLMGMRIVTDEEYAGMG, encoded by the coding sequence ATGTCACTAGAATCAGCATTGGAACGTTATCCAAAAGACATCAAACTGAAGGACGGCAGTAAATGCACCCTGCGGGTGCTGGAGCCGGGCGATACGAAGGCGCTCAACGAGTTCTTTATCGCCATGGCCCACGAAGATTTACTCTTCCTCAAACACCGCATGACCGATCCGGCGGTCGTTCGGAAATGGTGCGAACACATTGACCACGGCGAGGATTTCGTGCTGCTAGCGGTGCGGGATAACCAAATTCTAGGTGAAATCACCCTTCATCAGCAGCTCGGCGGTTGGAAGCGACATATCGGGGATGTCACCGTTCATGTGCATCCCTCCTTCCGGGGCAAACACCTAGCCCGGACGTTGATTGCCGAGATTATTGAAATCGGACGCGAATGCGGTTTGGAACGGTTGGAAACCGAATTTATTGGCAAACAAAAGGGGGCCATGAAGATGTTTGGCTTGTTTGGCTTCAGCGAACTGATGCGTTTGAACGATTACGTGAAAGACATGCAGGCCACCAAGCATGACTATGTGCTGATGGGCATGCGCATCGTGACGGATGAGGAATATGCCGGCATGGGATAA
- the cobA gene encoding uroporphyrinogen-III C-methyltransferase, with product MKAYGTVYLVGAGPGDAGLLTLRGAELLARAQVVVYDALVNPELLRLAPKEAEIIYGGKRSRAHAIPQGELNQLLVAKAKTGKTVVRLKGGDPYLFGRGGEEAEELVAAKVPFEVVPGVSSIFAAPNYAGIPLTHREHCSGFTVITGHEDPDKETSSIDYEHLAKLPGTKVVLMGVERIREIAKRLVQEGLSAKTPVGMVRWGTTGRQQFIQGTLGTIAAVVEKAKFGSPAVTVIGSVVSLREKLNWFEKRPMFGQRIVVTRTREQASQLSRQLQERGADVLEIPTIKIVPPENLENLKDALLELGTYDWLVFTSPNGVTAFFDYLMKGFGDIRAVGNVRIAAIGPATAAKVKEMHLRVDVMPEEYLAAKVGDAIAKFETVENLKMLLLRAEVANPELPEKLNEMGAIVDDVACYRTVPETDDLTGAAARLLEEGADWVTFASSSSVENFHARFDLPKLLAKFPDLKTASIGPETSKTLGKLGVTPTVEGKPHTIEGMLKAVEGFAKKRRPKNS from the coding sequence ATGAAGGCTTACGGAACAGTCTATTTGGTCGGTGCCGGCCCCGGTGACGCGGGGTTGTTGACGTTGCGCGGCGCGGAATTGCTCGCCCGCGCGCAGGTGGTGGTCTATGACGCCCTGGTGAACCCTGAATTGCTGCGCTTGGCGCCCAAGGAGGCGGAGATCATTTACGGCGGCAAGCGTTCCCGCGCTCATGCGATCCCCCAGGGCGAACTGAATCAGTTGCTCGTGGCGAAGGCCAAGACCGGTAAAACGGTGGTGCGCTTGAAAGGGGGCGACCCGTATTTGTTTGGACGCGGCGGGGAGGAAGCCGAGGAGTTGGTGGCGGCCAAGGTGCCGTTCGAGGTGGTGCCCGGCGTGTCTTCGATTTTCGCCGCGCCCAATTATGCCGGCATCCCGCTGACGCACCGGGAGCATTGCTCCGGGTTCACCGTCATCACCGGGCATGAGGACCCGGATAAGGAAACCAGTTCCATAGATTACGAGCACCTGGCCAAGCTACCCGGCACCAAGGTGGTGTTGATGGGGGTGGAGCGGATTCGCGAGATAGCCAAGCGGTTGGTGCAGGAGGGACTGTCCGCCAAAACGCCGGTGGGCATGGTCCGCTGGGGCACCACCGGACGCCAGCAGTTTATCCAAGGCACCTTGGGGACCATTGCGGCGGTGGTGGAGAAGGCCAAGTTCGGTTCGCCAGCGGTGACTGTCATTGGCAGCGTGGTGAGTCTGCGCGAGAAGTTGAACTGGTTTGAGAAACGTCCGATGTTCGGCCAGCGCATTGTGGTCACCCGCACCCGGGAGCAGGCCAGCCAGCTTTCCCGCCAATTGCAGGAGCGCGGGGCGGACGTGTTGGAAATCCCGACGATCAAGATCGTGCCGCCGGAAAACCTGGAGAATCTCAAGGATGCGTTGCTGGAATTGGGTACGTATGACTGGCTGGTATTCACCAGTCCGAACGGGGTCACGGCATTCTTCGATTATCTGATGAAAGGGTTTGGGGACATTCGCGCGGTGGGCAATGTGCGCATTGCGGCCATCGGCCCGGCCACCGCCGCCAAGGTGAAGGAGATGCATTTGCGGGTGGATGTCATGCCGGAGGAATATCTGGCGGCCAAAGTGGGCGACGCCATAGCCAAATTCGAGACGGTGGAAAATCTTAAGATGCTGTTGTTGCGGGCGGAGGTGGCCAATCCGGAGTTGCCGGAGAAGCTGAACGAGATGGGGGCGATTGTGGATGATGTGGCCTGCTACCGCACGGTGCCGGAAACGGACGACCTGACCGGGGCGGCCGCCCGCCTGTTGGAAGAGGGCGCGGATTGGGTCACGTTTGCCAGTAGTTCCTCGGTGGAGAATTTCCATGCGCGGTTTGACCTGCCCAAGTTGCTGGCGAAGTTCCCGGATCTGAAAACGGCTTCGATTGGTCCCGAGACCAGCAAGACCTTGGGGAAGCTGGGTGTCACCCCCACGGTGGAGGGCAAACCGCATACGATTGAGGGGATGTTAAAGGCGGTTGAGGGATTCGCCAAAAAACGGCGGCCAAAGAATTCGTGA
- the ilvC gene encoding ketol-acid reductoisomerase: MAIIDFGGTKETVVTRKEFSIAKARQVLKKEVIAIIGYGVQGPAQGLNLRDNGFNVIVGQSKQFQRDWDRAVKDGWVPGKTLFDIEEAVQKGTIIQMLVSDAAQRVIWPVVKKNLKEGDALYFSHGFSIAYKKQTGVIPPPNVDVIMVAPKGSGLNVRRNFLSGAGINSSFAVEQDFTGRAEERCLALGIGVGSGYLFPTTFQHEVFSDLTGERGVLMGALAGIMEAQYDVLRAGGHSPSEAFNETVEELTQSLIRLVDENGMDWMYSNCSATAQRGALDWKPKFKKATLPVFKELYQRVKNGKECARVLKSCGAPDYQVGLQKELSVIRDSEMWKAGAAARALRPKEAAKAISKNTKGVSGRASN; the protein is encoded by the coding sequence ATGGCAATTATTGATTTTGGCGGCACGAAAGAAACCGTGGTGACGCGCAAGGAATTCTCCATCGCCAAGGCGCGCCAAGTCCTCAAGAAAGAGGTCATCGCCATCATCGGCTACGGTGTGCAGGGGCCCGCCCAAGGCCTGAACCTTCGTGATAACGGTTTTAACGTCATTGTGGGCCAGTCCAAGCAGTTCCAGCGCGACTGGGACCGCGCAGTCAAAGACGGCTGGGTTCCCGGCAAAACGTTGTTCGACATCGAAGAAGCGGTGCAGAAGGGCACGATCATTCAGATGCTCGTCTCCGATGCCGCTCAGCGCGTCATCTGGCCCGTCGTGAAGAAAAATCTCAAGGAAGGCGATGCCCTGTATTTCTCGCACGGTTTCTCCATCGCGTACAAAAAGCAGACTGGCGTGATTCCGCCCCCGAATGTGGACGTGATTATGGTCGCCCCGAAGGGTTCCGGCCTCAATGTTCGCCGCAATTTCCTTTCCGGCGCTGGCATTAATTCCAGCTTCGCCGTCGAGCAGGATTTCACCGGTCGCGCCGAAGAGCGCTGTCTGGCCCTCGGTATCGGCGTGGGCTCCGGCTACCTGTTCCCCACCACCTTCCAGCATGAAGTCTTCAGCGACCTGACTGGCGAACGCGGCGTGCTCATGGGTGCGCTGGCTGGCATCATGGAAGCCCAGTATGATGTGTTGCGAGCGGGTGGCCATTCGCCGAGCGAAGCGTTCAATGAAACCGTCGAGGAACTGACCCAGAGCCTCATCCGCCTGGTGGACGAAAACGGCATGGACTGGATGTATTCCAACTGCTCCGCCACCGCCCAGCGCGGCGCGCTGGATTGGAAGCCCAAGTTCAAGAAGGCCACCCTGCCGGTGTTCAAGGAACTTTATCAGCGCGTGAAGAACGGCAAGGAATGCGCCCGTGTGCTCAAGTCCTGCGGCGCCCCGGATTATCAGGTGGGTCTGCAGAAGGAACTGAGCGTTATTCGCGACTCCGAGATGTGGAAGGCCGGCGCCGCCGCGCGCGCCCTGCGTCCCAAGGAAGCTGCCAAGGCCATCTCCAAGAATACCAAGGGCGTGTCAGGCCGTGCCTCAAACTGA